The following proteins come from a genomic window of Vigna radiata var. radiata cultivar VC1973A unplaced genomic scaffold, Vradiata_ver6 scaffold_161, whole genome shotgun sequence:
- the LOC106779799 gene encoding nodulin-26, whose amino-acid sequence MADYSGGSETHEVVVNVTKDTPKTVERSDSFVSVPFLQKLIAEVVGTYFLIFAGCASIVVNKNNSNVVTLPGIAIVWGLVVTVLVYSVGHISGAHFNPAVTIAFASTKRFPLTQVPAYVAAQLLGGTLASGTLKLLFMGKHDQFSGTLPTGTDLQAFVFEFITTFLLMFVISGVATDNRAIGELAGIAIGSTILLNVMIGGPVTGASMNPVRSLGPAFVHSEYRGIWIFILAPILGAVAGAWVYNIIRYTDKPLREITKSASFLNGRNAGTK is encoded by the exons ATGGCTGATTATTCAGGAGGATCTGAAACACACGAGGTAGTTGTCAATGTAACCAAGGACACCCCAAAAACAGTGGAACGCTCCGATTCCTTTGTCTCTGTTCCTTTCTTGCAGAAG TTGATAGCTGAGGTGGTGGGCACATATTTCTTGATATTCGCAGGATGTGCTTCGATTGTGGTGAACAAGAACAATTCCAACGTGGTAACACTTCCTGGGATAGCAATTGTTTGGGGGCTGGTTGTGACAGTGCTGGTTTACTCTGTTGGTCATATCTCTGGTGCTCATTTCAACCCTGCTGTCACCATTGCCTTTGCTTCCACCAAAAGGTTTCCCTTGACGCAG GTACCAGCTTATGTTGCAGCTCAACTGCTAGGAGGCACACTTGCAAGTGGAACTCTGAAGCTGTTGTTTATGGGAAAGCATGACCAGTTTTCAGGAACACTTCCAACTGGAACTGATCTGCAAGCTTTTGTGTTTGAATTCATAACCACATTTCTCCTTATGTTTGTCATATCAGGGGTTGCCACTGATAACAGAGCG ATTGGTGAGTTGGCTGGGATTGCAATAGGGTCTACAATACTGCTGAACGTGATGATTGGAGG GCCAGTGACAGGAGCATCAATGAACCCTGTGAGAAGCCTTGGACCTGCTTTTGTGCACTCAGAATACAGAGGAATATGGATATTCATTTTGGCACCAATTCTTGGAGCTGTGGCTGGAGCATGGGTCTACAATATCATTAGGTACACAGATAAGCCACTGCGTGAGATCACCAAGAGTGCCTCTTTTCTCAACGGACGTAATGCTGGCACCAAATAG